One Natronomonas moolapensis 8.8.11 genomic region harbors:
- a CDS encoding phospholipase D-like domain-containing protein, producing MIDDGEPSDEWFNNDLEFTIARGVSDSEILPLLRDYFAERSERLIQINRTELNRSIERHRLSKSDAESLFTGLVLNGVADQKRSGVSFADYSFTVECEAAARILEGQRIARAALEEAGVTEKTSRAPDVELTATFPPGIHRKGMTDVRPLSSDLRKLFFDADSVVRIANPYFNPNPSVVGDIASLANRGVTTKILTRETGSANSKLISTLNSVHERVNPGNRHLLRVRDLYESDDETGRQAYATHAKIAIADRDICYLGSANLTDTSLSNNFELGILLQGETVGSAVDVFDVVFDFAKKVKLPL from the coding sequence ATGATTGACGATGGAGAACCCAGCGACGAGTGGTTCAACAACGACCTTGAGTTCACCATCGCCCGGGGAGTGAGCGACTCGGAAATCCTGCCACTCTTGAGGGACTACTTCGCCGAGCGATCAGAGCGTCTTATCCAAATCAACCGAACAGAACTAAACAGATCTATCGAACGCCACAGACTCTCAAAGTCAGATGCGGAGTCCCTCTTTACTGGTTTGGTACTGAACGGAGTCGCAGATCAGAAGAGGAGTGGAGTATCCTTCGCTGACTACTCTTTCACCGTAGAGTGTGAAGCTGCGGCTAGAATTTTAGAGGGTCAACGAATCGCTAGAGCGGCTTTAGAAGAAGCGGGCGTGACGGAGAAGACTAGCAGGGCCCCGGACGTTGAACTAACAGCGACCTTCCCTCCGGGAATCCACCGCAAGGGGATGACCGACGTTAGACCCTTGTCCAGCGACCTACGAAAGTTGTTCTTTGATGCAGATTCGGTCGTCCGGATCGCAAATCCGTACTTCAATCCAAATCCGTCGGTAGTGGGCGATATTGCCAGCCTGGCAAATCGCGGAGTTACGACGAAGATACTAACACGCGAAACGGGGTCTGCGAACTCAAAACTCATCTCAACACTGAACTCGGTCCACGAAAGAGTCAATCCGGGGAATCGACACCTGTTGAGAGTTCGTGACCTCTACGAATCAGATGACGAGACTGGACGCCAAGCTTACGCGACGCACGCGAAGATAGCGATAGCTGACAGAGACATCTGTTACCTCGGGAGTGCAAACTTGACTGATACGAGTCTCTCAAACAACTTTGAGTTGGGCATTCTCCTCCAAGGAGAGACTGTTGGATCCGCTGTAGACGTCTTTGATGTGGTTTTCGACTTCGCAAAAAAAGTCAAATTACCTCTGTGA
- a CDS encoding DUF192 domain-containing protein yields MDSRWVVYSLLAVAVVCAIGLIALSVGIIGPLLGDGYDPTAGTGEYERTSVTVVDGTTEVELGTVDAAVADTFVKRYLGLSGTERLPEDGGMLFVHDAPGEYTYVMRDMSFSLDIVFIAPNGTITTIHEAPEPGPDEDGTAQAYPGRGQYVLEVNRGWTAERGIEAGDEVRFER; encoded by the coding sequence ATGGACTCCCGGTGGGTCGTCTATAGCCTCTTGGCGGTCGCCGTCGTCTGTGCGATCGGACTGATTGCCCTCTCGGTCGGAATCATCGGTCCCCTGCTCGGCGACGGCTACGACCCGACGGCCGGGACGGGCGAGTACGAGCGGACGAGCGTGACCGTCGTCGACGGAACGACCGAGGTAGAACTGGGAACGGTTGACGCGGCGGTGGCCGACACGTTCGTCAAGCGGTATCTCGGCCTGAGCGGGACCGAGAGACTTCCCGAGGACGGCGGAATGTTGTTCGTCCACGACGCCCCCGGCGAGTACACCTACGTGATGCGCGATATGTCGTTCAGTCTCGACATCGTTTTCATCGCACCAAACGGAACGATCACGACGATTCACGAGGCCCCCGAACCCGGCCCCGACGAGGACGGCACCGCCCAGGCGTACCCCGGACGGGGCCAGTACGTACTGGAGGTCAATCGCGGGTGGACAGCCGAACGGGGAATCGAGGCCGGCGACGAGGTCCGATTTGAGCGTTGA
- a CDS encoding DUF1998 domain-containing protein: MSQENAEMERGVAQVLANFVPGDLFDYARYGITMMVDEWHHQEMDVDQRRIANHVQGRVSSFRNGESPPWSELNDARIDVFRPQQVYGEIFPTTMVCKRCDHVEYRDTAKGFQYTKGRCTRSGCGGQLQQLSFIATHDCGEIFTLTPSGCDSHGYDDVRLNRGVPEDMRTWSFECGICHQRTGDLSAYCDRCDETVRSIQPTNAGTVFYPQREVIVDIPHVGVQEDEIPYGEEWTRILMAAHLGDVDLEKKDVTLEEIAISEQSEEDVLKDLYEQFGKEWVEKNKEQALQIAMGNSPSRGTVVTQNRDRVKLPTERTEEDAGSAYTAVAHDLFTFLRSTRGYEGGSMRESVEERHPTPRSLSEFVDNDEFVEKYPQAKLYREKLDRINVSDAWVVDNFPLLNTVFGYTRDSPDASETTLRAFDHPYNLDALTVWGDRSPSEAIVLELDRAEIVKWLIENGYLTESTAPDTDDDAELKRWFLSNFDNTQTQHPFTPIEHDITDVVYRLIHSSSHALMSTASEQCGLGTDSISELLLPTVPAIVLYAQSMEHFALGGMFTLFKTRIHPWIDDAVDHASRCIYDPACLDDDEGAACHACLHVSEFTCEYYNGALDRELLVGGNDHTPFWDV; encoded by the coding sequence ATGAGCCAAGAGAACGCCGAAATGGAACGCGGTGTCGCACAGGTACTGGCGAACTTCGTACCCGGTGACCTGTTTGACTACGCCCGGTACGGGATTACAATGATGGTTGACGAGTGGCACCATCAAGAGATGGACGTAGATCAGCGACGAATAGCAAACCACGTCCAAGGACGGGTTTCGAGCTTCCGAAACGGGGAGAGCCCTCCGTGGTCCGAGCTTAACGACGCACGGATAGACGTGTTCCGCCCCCAGCAAGTCTACGGAGAGATCTTCCCGACTACGATGGTCTGTAAGCGGTGCGACCACGTTGAGTACCGGGACACTGCTAAGGGCTTCCAGTATACGAAGGGTCGTTGTACACGGAGCGGGTGCGGCGGACAGCTCCAGCAGCTCTCGTTCATCGCTACTCACGACTGTGGCGAGATCTTCACCTTGACGCCATCTGGATGCGATTCCCACGGCTACGACGACGTTCGACTAAACAGGGGCGTCCCGGAAGATATGCGAACGTGGTCGTTTGAGTGTGGCATCTGTCACCAGCGAACCGGTGACCTCTCGGCTTACTGTGACCGTTGCGACGAGACTGTCAGATCCATACAACCGACCAACGCTGGCACCGTGTTTTACCCACAACGTGAGGTAATCGTCGATATCCCTCACGTAGGCGTTCAAGAAGACGAAATTCCGTATGGTGAAGAATGGACTCGGATTTTGATGGCGGCCCACTTGGGGGATGTTGATTTGGAAAAAAAAGACGTTACTCTTGAAGAGATCGCCATCAGTGAACAGTCTGAAGAGGATGTTCTCAAAGATCTGTATGAGCAGTTTGGGAAGGAGTGGGTTGAAAAGAACAAAGAACAGGCTCTGCAAATTGCGATGGGTAACTCGCCAAGCAGAGGGACCGTCGTAACCCAGAACAGAGATCGTGTCAAGCTACCCACGGAACGTACTGAAGAGGACGCAGGTTCCGCGTACACTGCAGTCGCACACGACCTGTTTACCTTCTTGAGATCTACTCGGGGTTACGAAGGAGGGTCCATGCGAGAGAGTGTTGAAGAACGGCACCCAACACCTCGTTCTCTATCGGAGTTCGTGGACAACGACGAGTTCGTGGAAAAGTACCCGCAAGCGAAACTATATCGAGAGAAGCTGGACCGAATCAACGTATCGGATGCCTGGGTCGTTGATAACTTCCCGCTTTTGAACACCGTGTTCGGGTATACACGTGACTCCCCAGACGCCAGCGAGACCACTCTACGTGCTTTCGATCACCCGTACAACCTTGACGCTCTCACTGTATGGGGAGATCGATCCCCGTCCGAAGCCATCGTCTTGGAACTTGACAGAGCAGAGATTGTCAAGTGGCTCATTGAGAACGGCTACTTAACCGAATCTACGGCACCAGACACCGACGACGACGCCGAGTTGAAGCGCTGGTTCCTGAGTAACTTCGACAACACACAGACTCAGCATCCGTTCACGCCAATCGAACATGATATTACCGACGTCGTCTATCGGCTGATCCACTCCAGTAGTCACGCACTGATGAGTACAGCGAGCGAACAGTGCGGCCTCGGTACCGACAGCATCTCCGAGCTGCTCCTCCCGACTGTACCGGCTATCGTCTTGTACGCGCAGAGTATGGAACACTTCGCACTCGGTGGGATGTTCACACTATTCAAGACCCGCATCCACCCATGGATTGACGACGCGGTAGACCACGCATCTCGCTGCATCTACGACCCAGCCTGCTTAGACGACGATGAGGGTGCAGCCTGTCACGCATGTCTACACGTGAGCGAGTTCACGTGTGAGTACTACAACGGAGCTCTCGACAGGGAATTACTCGTTGGAGGTAACGACCACACACCGTTCTGGGATGTCTAG
- a CDS encoding helicase-related protein — protein MSPRFSSIPPRTDPEYVRPPDSAYEVSDDPSYRRHQAVNKIITQRLTNRITGRGEEQQTVFGIDPQEQFFAGVVASQYPYREAQAEDDIFQNIATRVAPFTLGIKFRIDDNVDDDAVVDVTPDAKVFYRRFPTYKEQVQHGELANAAEDIEMEEARETDVRADGGETEDARTQSLVGVYERIEPSFRSLELTGSDLKDAAETGRTINKSLDQAFAEARREFENAGRAFREADPDATYREKEDVPPDAREDESAFEDYLNRVFTGDPVPTLWEGSVRITCSHRPDEGSIAINVQLVNTHGEDFNNAVEGGSEWQTYLFDAGLSVDVDGASLLPFNSQEIRDEYQYDGEIYAVGENCAVNSGGGETVTHAETTTVPFHEQPKYRSREAVPAPFEDLANGDIDDVLGAIRDEMERAAEQYDEVRDEALEGKSDEAVEEFKNAIEEFVAERERFQRGRELIREDENVERAFRALNRTFSRMGEEFTEWRLFQIIFIVMSIPDIVAQADPGRDVEDRLNIGDVIYFPTGGGKTEAYLGLVVFTAFYDRLRGKNFGTTAWTKFPLRLLSLQQLQRIANVLCRAETIRREDNHFGGEEFSVGYFVGKNNTPNKVIEGDSNGANNARKARDDEEKQEDWLIVSECPYCGEDSVEVTGDERRLRIVHQCTNSECPEVERQGGETAELPVYITDEEVYRYAPTFVVSTIDKIAIMGMQRRARTLFGRVKHRCLDHGYTGEDGCLCDDWNYPDDVQCDSESLESVDPVDPPSLFIQDELHLLREEFGAFDSHYETFLQEWMDEVNDGGWNPKYVAATATIAGAEEQVQALYWRDAKIFPSQGPRLKQSFYAYEDPHQLGREMVGAVPRSVSRTFAINTVIKEYAQIIQEFRANLESLYDSLLSVDATSGPLDLPDDAGERKELLEDLLTQYETQISYNISKSNSDMLQRSVKTMINWQLESHGDPYESLTPVSLTGETPMSVVRDALARLESDDPDRPIDIVIATSMISHGVDVDKFNFISFFGMPRNTAEYIQAYSRVGRRHTGSVFLLFDSMRARDRSHYTRFDHYHRYQDLLVEATPLERWAEFAVECTLPGIFAGLIIQYYDEMLEGKYDDRVYLHGGLQEAARNGDIDREEMLEMVLRCYAVTEDHEREWADTTGMQLYREKLESYFDELWTRAMKKPLNPKKDWIGFLLDREEDHRGPMRSLRDIDEQIPVYPTPDSASVLQMFTDN, from the coding sequence GTGTCTCCTCGATTCAGCTCAATCCCTCCGAGAACTGACCCGGAGTACGTCCGTCCCCCAGACAGTGCGTACGAAGTCTCCGACGATCCCTCGTACCGGCGGCATCAAGCCGTCAACAAAATCATCACCCAGAGGCTCACGAACCGCATCACCGGACGGGGGGAAGAGCAACAAACGGTTTTCGGGATAGATCCTCAAGAACAGTTCTTCGCGGGTGTCGTCGCTAGTCAGTATCCCTACCGTGAAGCACAAGCTGAAGACGACATTTTTCAGAACATCGCTACGAGAGTCGCTCCGTTTACTCTCGGTATAAAATTCCGTATCGACGATAACGTTGACGACGACGCAGTGGTAGACGTGACGCCGGATGCAAAGGTGTTCTACAGGCGGTTCCCGACGTACAAAGAGCAGGTACAACACGGTGAGTTAGCGAACGCTGCAGAGGATATTGAAATGGAAGAAGCCCGAGAGACCGACGTCCGTGCCGACGGAGGCGAGACCGAAGACGCTCGAACTCAGAGCTTGGTCGGTGTTTACGAACGGATTGAGCCATCGTTTCGGTCGTTAGAGCTGACCGGTTCGGACCTCAAGGACGCCGCCGAGACTGGACGAACTATAAACAAGAGTTTAGACCAGGCGTTCGCTGAAGCACGAAGAGAGTTTGAGAACGCCGGCAGAGCGTTCCGGGAAGCCGATCCAGACGCTACCTACAGAGAGAAAGAAGACGTTCCGCCAGATGCACGAGAAGACGAATCCGCCTTTGAGGATTACCTCAACCGGGTGTTCACAGGTGACCCGGTGCCGACTCTCTGGGAGGGCTCTGTGAGAATCACCTGTAGTCACCGACCAGACGAGGGATCCATCGCAATCAACGTTCAATTGGTGAATACCCACGGTGAGGACTTCAACAACGCGGTCGAAGGTGGTTCCGAGTGGCAGACATACCTCTTTGACGCTGGTCTATCAGTTGATGTAGACGGTGCTTCTCTCCTTCCGTTTAATTCTCAGGAGATTCGTGATGAGTACCAGTATGACGGAGAGATTTATGCGGTTGGTGAAAACTGCGCGGTGAACTCTGGTGGAGGAGAAACAGTCACTCACGCCGAGACGACCACGGTTCCCTTCCATGAGCAACCGAAGTACCGATCCCGTGAAGCTGTTCCGGCACCTTTTGAAGATCTCGCCAACGGTGACATAGATGATGTGTTAGGTGCTATCAGGGACGAGATGGAACGTGCCGCGGAACAGTACGACGAAGTGAGGGACGAAGCTCTGGAGGGGAAGTCGGACGAAGCCGTAGAAGAGTTCAAAAACGCCATTGAAGAATTCGTCGCCGAGCGTGAGCGTTTCCAGCGAGGGCGAGAACTGATCAGAGAAGATGAGAACGTAGAGAGAGCGTTTAGAGCGTTGAACCGGACGTTCTCTCGAATGGGTGAAGAGTTCACCGAGTGGCGACTGTTCCAGATCATATTCATCGTAATGAGCATCCCGGACATCGTCGCCCAGGCAGATCCTGGTCGGGACGTGGAAGATCGTCTCAACATAGGCGACGTGATCTACTTCCCTACCGGTGGTGGGAAGACAGAGGCTTACCTCGGACTCGTCGTCTTCACAGCCTTCTACGACCGTCTCCGCGGGAAGAACTTCGGGACAACGGCTTGGACGAAATTCCCTCTACGGTTACTCTCCCTCCAGCAGTTACAGCGGATTGCGAACGTACTCTGTCGCGCAGAAACGATCCGGAGAGAAGACAATCACTTCGGCGGAGAAGAATTCAGTGTTGGGTACTTTGTCGGGAAGAACAATACTCCGAACAAGGTGATTGAGGGAGACTCAAACGGCGCGAACAACGCAAGAAAGGCCCGGGACGACGAAGAAAAGCAAGAAGACTGGCTCATCGTCTCGGAGTGTCCCTACTGTGGAGAAGACTCCGTGGAAGTCACCGGGGACGAACGACGCCTACGAATCGTTCACCAGTGTACGAACTCCGAGTGTCCGGAAGTAGAACGCCAAGGGGGAGAGACCGCTGAGTTGCCCGTATATATTACAGATGAGGAGGTGTATCGATACGCTCCCACGTTCGTTGTGAGTACGATAGACAAGATCGCAATCATGGGGATGCAGCGGCGGGCACGAACTCTGTTCGGTCGGGTAAAACACAGGTGTCTTGACCATGGTTATACGGGTGAAGACGGTTGTCTGTGTGACGACTGGAACTATCCGGACGACGTCCAATGCGACAGCGAGTCGTTGGAGTCCGTTGACCCAGTTGATCCTCCATCCCTCTTTATTCAGGACGAATTGCACCTTTTACGGGAGGAATTTGGTGCATTTGATTCACACTATGAGACGTTCCTCCAAGAGTGGATGGACGAAGTGAACGATGGGGGGTGGAATCCAAAATACGTAGCTGCGACGGCGACGATTGCCGGTGCGGAGGAGCAGGTTCAAGCTCTCTACTGGCGTGACGCCAAAATCTTCCCGTCACAGGGACCGCGTCTGAAACAGTCGTTCTACGCGTACGAAGATCCACACCAACTCGGCAGAGAAATGGTCGGTGCCGTACCTCGCAGCGTCTCCCGTACCTTCGCTATAAACACCGTTATTAAGGAGTACGCTCAGATCATTCAGGAGTTCCGTGCGAATCTGGAGTCGCTATATGACTCATTACTCTCCGTGGATGCGACGAGTGGCCCACTGGACTTGCCCGACGACGCCGGCGAACGCAAGGAACTACTGGAAGATCTCTTGACCCAATACGAGACGCAGATATCGTACAACATTTCGAAAAGCAATAGCGACATGCTCCAACGGTCGGTCAAGACCATGATTAATTGGCAGTTGGAGTCTCACGGTGACCCCTACGAGTCACTCACACCCGTATCTCTGACCGGAGAAACACCGATGAGTGTGGTCAGAGACGCTCTCGCTCGACTTGAATCTGATGACCCGGATCGGCCAATCGACATCGTCATCGCCACATCAATGATATCCCACGGGGTTGATGTTGACAAATTCAACTTCATCTCGTTCTTCGGTATGCCGCGGAACACCGCGGAGTACATCCAAGCGTACTCACGAGTTGGACGACGTCACACGGGGAGCGTGTTCCTACTGTTTGATTCGATGCGTGCACGGGACCGGAGCCACTATACTCGCTTCGATCACTACCACCGGTACCAAGACCTACTCGTTGAGGCGACCCCGTTGGAACGGTGGGCAGAATTCGCCGTGGAGTGTACTCTACCTGGAATATTCGCTGGGTTGATCATCCAGTACTACGACGAAATGCTTGAGGGAAAGTACGACGACCGTGTCTATCTTCATGGAGGACTACAGGAAGCGGCTCGGAACGGCGACATAGACCGTGAAGAGATGTTAGAGATGGTGTTGCGTTGTTACGCCGTCACCGAGGATCACGAACGCGAGTGGGCAGACACGACCGGTATGCAACTCTACCGGGAGAAGCTGGAGAGTTACTTTGACGAATTGTGGACTCGTGCCATGAAGAAACCGCTCAATCCAAAGAAGGACTGGATTGGATTTCTACTCGACAGGGAAGAGGATCACCGGGGGCCGATGCGGAGTCTCAGAGACATCGACGAACAGATTCCCGTGTACCCCACACCCGACTCGGCGTCCGTACTTCAGATGTTCACTGACAACTAA